The genomic window TGCTGAGTATGCCGCATATCCATGGGGTTCATTAAACTGGATGGCAAACTTTGCTCCAGTTGAAGAAACTACTTCAGAGATAGCCAGACACTATCAGGCTGCAATTTGGATGGTTATCCATGGTATGGGTAATGATGTAATGAATAGAATAGAAGGATTAGCCGGTATACAAATTAAGCAAGCAGACATTGATTTCGCCAATGAGGCTCTTAACAATCACAGTGATTACAAAGTAAGAACAGGCGACTATGTTGTTTTATTATTTGATCCTGTAGAAACAGAAGAAAACGTTATTGATGGATCAAGAGACAATATGATTCAATTAGTATTAACCAGAGTTGATCCTTAAAATATATCACACTATAATTAAAAAGGCTACCGTAAAGGTGGCCTTTTTTTGTTCTAACTTCAAGTAGATTGTAGGTACACTATGAGATTGCAATTATCTTTTGCAGATACTTGCTCTCAAGTTCTATATACTGTTCTGTACTTAAATCCTGTCTTTCTTTTTGATTATAAATAAAATATAATCCAAACCTCAATGTTTCACTTAAAGAATACCCTAATTCTAATAAATCAGTTGTAAAATCTATTACATGATTGTGTAACTTTACCAGTAAATTATCATCTGTTTTCATATTATATTATATTTTTATGTGCTTAGTAGGTACTATTTTAGAACGAATCCTAAACACTTTTATTTTGTATCGTTTTGATACATCAAATATGATAACATTTTTAAAAATCCAATCATTTTCATGATAAATAAAATTCACAATGTGATGAAAACCACATTTTAGATGATAAACTGATTTATCTTATCTAAGAGTCAACAATTATTTTAATAACCTATTTTCAATACATCAAAAAATGACTAACCTTTACAACAGTAAAACAATTTAATAGCAAAAAAAAGCCCAACCTATTTAAAGATTGAGCTTTTGTACCTAGGATGGGACTTGAACCCATACGGGCATTACTGCCCACCGGATTTTAAGTCCGGCGTGTCTACCAATTCCACCACCTAGGCGTGATGTATTGTAATATGATAAAAAAGCTCAATCTAATAAAGATTGAGCCTTTGTACCTAGGATGGGACTTGAACCCATACGGACATTACTGTCCACCGGATTTTAAGTCCGGCGTGTCTACCAATTCCACCACCTAGGCGCGCTGAGCGAAAAACGGGATTCGAACCCGCGACCCCGACCTTGGCAAGGTCGTGCTCTACCACTGAGCTATTTTCGCATTATTCAAAGAACTTACCTGTTTTTTGCGAGTGCAAATATAGATGCTTTTTCTATTTCTGCAAAACATTTTTACAGCTTTTTTTGGCTGTAATTACATTTCAAAATTTCAAGCTGACCCATTGAGTCATAACGACTTAAAACAAAGTGAATTACCCGTTGATTTCACCACACTAGATGCATAAATCTAGCCCCCAATCATTTTTTTAATCTCATTTAACTTCATCAAAGCTTCAACAGGAGTAAGGGTATTTATATCTATATCCATTATTTCTGATTTGATATTTTCTAAAGTCGGATCATCCAATTTAAAAAAGCTCAACTGCATTGACTCTTCAGGTTCTACTTTAGGACTCAATTCTCCCGTATGGTTCTTTTCCATCTTCTTCAGTATATCATTAGCTCTGGCAATCACCTTATGAGGCATTCCTGCCATCTTAGCAACATGAATCCCAAAACTGTGATGACTTCCTCCGGATACTAATTTCCTCATAAAAATAACCCCATCACCAACTTCTTTTACCGAAACATTATAATTCTTAATCCTTTTGAAAGTATCAGTCATATCATTCAGCTCATGATAATGCGTAGCAAACAAAGTTTTTGGTTTTGCCTTGCTCTCATGAAGATACTCAGAAATTGACCAGGCTATTGAAATACCATCATAAGTACTTGTACCTCTACCAATTTCGTCCAAAAGGATTAAACTTCTTTCCGAAATATTATTTAAAATACTCGCAGTTTCATTCATCTCCACCATAAAAGTTGACTCCCCAGAAGAAATATTATCTGACGCTCCAACCCTCGTAAATACCTTATCTAAAACTCCCAATCTGGCATGTTTAGCAGGAACATAAGACCCCATTTGGGCCATAATTGATATTAGCGCAGTTTGACGTAGTAATGCCGATTTACCAGACATGTTTGGTCCCGTAATCATTATCATTTGTTGCTGGTCTCTATTAAGCGAAACACTGTTAGAAATATACTCTTCTCCTTCAGGTAACTGCTTTTCTATAACCGGATGACGACCTTCCTGAATTTCCAAATCGGTAGAATCATCTACAATCGGTTTAGTATAATTATTCTGAATAGCTAATTCTGCAAAAGAGCTGAGAACATCAATTTGACCTATCAACTGTGCATTACGTTGTACAGGAACAATTTCCTCCTTCATAAGTTCAATTAACTCACCAAAAAGCTGTTGTTCCAGTTTTCCTATTTTTTCTTCGGCACCAAGTATTTTGTTTTCGTATTCTTTAAGTTCCTCTGTAATATAACGTTCTGCATTTACTAAAGTTTGTTTACGTATCCACTCATGAGGTACTTTATCTTTATGAGTATTACGCACTTCTATATAGTATCCAAAAACATTATTAAAAGCAATTTTCAATGACGATATACCGGTATGTTCAATCTCACGTCGGCAAAGCTTATCGAGATAATCTTTACCGGAAAAAGCAATTTTTCGCAGATCATCTAACTCCTCCGATATCCCACTGGCTATAGCATTACCTTTTGCAATATTCACCGGGGCATCATCGTTTAACATTTCCCCTATATTTTTTCTGATATTATCACAAAAGTCCAAACTTCTGCCTAACTTCAATAACGATTCATTACTCGACGCTAATGCTAATTCTTTAACAGGTACAATTGCATCTAATGATCTCTTTAATTGAATCGCCTCCCGGGGTGAAATCTTATGAGTTGCAACCTTTGATATTAACCTCTCAATATCCCCTATGTTTTTAAGTGACTTTTCAAAATTTTCCCGTAAATCATCATTCTCTATTAAAGTACTTACAACATTAAGGCGTTCATTTATTTTTGATACATGTTTTAATGGGAGCGCAAGCCACATTTTTAACGTACGTGCACCCATTGGAGAAATCGTTTTGTCAATTACATCCAATAGAGTAGTCGCATCAGGGTGTGGTGAATTGTATAACTCAAGATTACGAATAGTGAACTTATCCATCCATACATAATTATCTTCTTCAATTCTATGAATAGATGTAATATGCCCTATTTTATCATGTCGGGTTTCTGAAAGATAATACAATGCAGCACCCCCTGCTATAATTCCTTCATCAAGTCCCTCAATACCAAAACCCTTTAATGATGTTGTATTAAACTGATTTAATAAACTTTCGTTTGCATAATCACTTTGAAAGACCCAATCTTCCAGGTGAAATGTGTAATAATTATCCCCAAATGAATCTTTAAATAACTTCTTTCTCTGTCTTTGATACAGTACTTCACTTGGGTTGAAATTCTGCAGCAACTTATCTATATATTCAATATTACCCTGCGATACATAAAACTCCCCGGTTGATACATCCAAAAATGCAATTCCGTGTTCTTTTTTACCAAAATGCACTGCTGCCAAAAAGTTATTACTTTTCGACTGTAAAACCTGATCATTGAGCGCTACACCAGGTGTAACAAGTTCAGTAACTCCACGCTTTACTATCTTTTTGGTCATCTTTGGATCTTCAAGCTGATCACAAATAGCTACACGCTGTCCTGCACGAACCAACTTTGGCAAATATGTATCTAAAGAATGATGGGGGAAGCCTGCCAGCTCGGTTCTGGATGACCCATTGGCCCTATTAGTAAGTACTATTCCAAGAATCTTTGATGCCTCAACTGCATCAGAACCAAAAGTTTCGTAAAAGTCACCAACTCTAAAGAGAAGCATCGCATCAGGATATTTTGCTTTAATAGAGTTATATTGTTTCATCAATGGAGTTTCCTTACTCGCCTTCTTTGCTGCCAAAATATTCAGGTTTATATTAGTAATTGCGAAAGTAAATGATTTTGTAAAAACGGGTAAATTATTGACCAGAAATTATCAACACATTTTTGCTATTTATAAAAAAAATGAAAATCATATATTTATCATGTTAAACCATTATTTATGAAATATTACATTATACTGACTTTTGCATTTTTTATTTCGTGTATTAACAACCCAACAAATGATGAAATAAAATTAAATTTTGAAAAGGGCAATTTTAAAATAGCCAAAAAAATGATAGATGAATATAGTTTCAATCCTGATATTGACTCAACCCTTTTTAAAGAATATATCTATTTGTCCGAAATTATGTCTAGGGTTAAAATAGATTTCTCTAAAGACAAAAAAGATGTAATAAAACATATAAGTCAATATTATAATATTGTTAGCGATTCGATGATTAATGATTGGGAAGAAAGAGGAAAATTAGAATACAAGATAATAGATGGCGATAAGAAATACTTCAACAGAGCTGCAACTAACTTGTTTTTAATTGATGATGAAGCAAAAAAGCAGAAAGAAAAAATCATAGGTAAATCAACAGGAGGAGTAACAAAATTTAAACAACATTATGTTTCCAAATTATTGTCAGAAGATATAGACAAGAAAACTTCTATAGACAAGCGTACAATAAAAATAAATTATTCTATTTCTCTTGATGCAAATGCTATCCCTGAAGGTGAAATAGTGAAATGCTGGATACCCTATCCAAGGATAAACGACATGAGGCTTAGCAATATAGAACTTATATCTGCAAGTGAAGACAATTACATAATTGCGCCGAAAGAACAAATTCAAAGGAGCATCTATATAGAAAAGCGTGCTGTTAGAGATTCAGCAACTATTTTTAATATTGTTTATTCGGCTGATTTTGCTGGAGTTTGGTTTGACATCAAGCCTGAAGACATTTTGGAATACAATAAAACTTCTGCTCTGTATAAAAATTACACTTCCGAAATTGCCCCACATATAAAATTTAGTGACAGAATAAAATCTCTTGCAAGAGAGATAGTTGGAAATGAGGAAAACCCTGTAAAACAAGTGGAACTTATTTACTATTGGATGAACGATAACATTACCTGGAGCGGGGCTTTAGAGTATTCAATTATGCCAAATATCCCAAAATATGTCCTGGATAATATGAGAGGTGATTGTGGTATGCAAACTTTACTTTTTATGAGTTTAGCCAGAAGTTTAGGAATACCAACAAAATGGCAAAGTGGATGGTATTTGTTGCCGGAAGAGATTAATCTACACGATTGGGCAGAGGTGTATTACGAAGGTGTGGGCTGGGTTCCGGTTGACCCTTCATTTAAATTGACCGATTCGAAAGATAAAAAGGTAAAGGATTTTTATATTAACGGAATGGATAGCTACAGGTTGATTATTAATGATGGTTATTCACAGGAATTTCATCCTAAAAAAGAGTTTTTCAGAAGTGAACCTATAGATTTTCAACGCGGCGAACTAGAATGGAGAGGAGGAAATTTGTATTTTGACAAATGGAGTTATTACATGGACATAACATATATAGATTAATAATAATTGTAGTATTTTCGCAGCGAATTAAAGATTTGTGATGAGAAAATTAAAAAATAGCGAATTAAACCGAAAAAATATAAATCAATTTAAAGAAGCTAAAAAAACTCCTCTGATAATAATTTTAGACAACATAAGAAGTTTAAACAATATCGGTTCGGTTTTCCGTACTTCGGATGCATTTTTGGTAGAGAAAATTTATTTATGCGGAATTACAGCAACTCCTCCCCATAAAGACATTCACAAAACTGCTTTAGGAGCTACAGATTCTGTTGATTGGGAATACTCAAAGAACACTATAGATGTAATTAAAAATTTAAAAACAGAAGGAGTAGAAATAGTATCTATTGAGCAAGCAGAAAGCGCTATTATGCTTGATGATTTTGAAGCAGATAACTCAAAAAAATACGCTATTGTTTTCGGAAATGAAGTAAAAGGTGTAGAGCAGGAAATTGTTTCAGCTTCTGATTCAGTTATCGAAATCCCGCAACACGGAACAAAACATTCTTTAAATATTTCGGTGAGTGCAGGAGTTGTTGTTTGGGAAATGTTTAAACAGTTGAACTAATAAAAACAGAAAGCCAGGCCCCCGATATCTTCACGGTGAAGATTAGCAAGGGCTTGACTACAATTTAATAAATTTTACTTCCCAGCAGGAAGTAAATCTTCTGTATCAAGTTTCGAAGGCATATAAATACCGATCAAGCCTTTTACTCCTACCGTCATAATTACATTATACAGGAAAGCAAAGAACGATAAAATTAGTAACGATCCGCTTACTGCTGCCAAAATCATATATGGCTCATATTCTCCTTCGTAATATATTGTTCTTCTCAACATACCTTTCATACCTGCCATCCCCATAAACGCTCCCATTCCAATACCTCCAATAATATGAGCCCAGAAATGGAAGTTCGCTAATTTTTGACTGTACAACTCAGCTCCATTAGTTAATAATGGCAACAAATAATAAATAGCAGCATAAAGTGTCATTACCAAACCAACAAGAATTGCAACATGAACATGTGGCCCGATTATCCATTGTGTATTGTGAAGTATTCTGTTCAATCCCATGTCGGCCTGAATAATCCCTGCCGGTACCGCTAAAGCAAAACCTAACAATCCTCCTAAAAGGAATTTTAAAGGATTTGTCATTTTTAGAGGTCGTGCACTCCAAAGAGTAATTAATGTAATGAAGAATGCCAAGCCTTGAGTAATTAACTCAAACGCTGTAACAAACTCACCGGATACGATTTTCAAAAATGCAGGTTGAGCCTGATCGGCCAACAAATGGTGAGACCATACTGTCCACGAAACTACCATTTCTACCCAGAGAGCAAAACGTGCGACACGCATCATGTATAAATCCTTTCCCGTAATAAGCATAGCCAATAAATACCATGTACCTGCTACGAATATCAATACAAGTCCATCTGCAATCAGATCAAGTCCCCACCAAAACCAATTTTTGTATAGTAGAGCATCTACAGCAGTCTCTTTTAAACTATAGCCTAATAACTCGGCTACCATATAAACCAGAATTAAGACCCCTGTAAAAGTTATTATCCCGGCATTTAGGGCTGTATCAACAGTACCACGGGCGATAGCGGCTACCGGTAAAGAAACCAACGGTTCTTGCTGTTTGCTTTTCTTTCTGAAGAAACTTTCTTTCCATGAGAACCCGGTTGCAGAAGCCAACATAGCTCTTCCTTCAACTTTTTCTTCTCCTTCGGGAGTATAAGCTATTGTTGTAAATACATTAATTACAAAAAAGATAGTACCTACCATAACCAATGCTATACCAAGTATAAAAATTGCTCCTCCAAGTGCAGAGAATTGGCTAAAATCGGCAGGCAATGGCCAATACAATGTGTACAATGGCGAGTAGTGCGAAATAAATCCTGCAATCCAAAAAGTAAGTGTACCAACTGAAATCAGGATAAATGACCAGTTTCCAAGTTTGATACTCCAAAGAGGTTTTTTCATCAAATAGGGAACAAGGAATAAAAAGGCTCCAAATACAATCGAGTATGATGAACCAAAAATACCTACAAGTGGGTGAACAGTTAATATTGCAAAATAATGCTCAGCATTAATACCGGCAATTGGTTCAATTGCATACATGCGCATTATCATACCTTCAATTGCAGATAGTCCGTAAAATAAAACACCTATTACTACAAAACGCAGTGTTAGTTTTTGCATTGGAGTAAGGCTATCGGGCTTAAATAGTCCCTTTTCACCTTTCATTAGTGTATCTATAAAAGTCATATTATTTTCTAAAAAGTTAGTTTTTATTATTCGTAGATCTCGATAGCATTTTCAACTATCATACCATTACCCTTTGGTCCTGAATACTCTGTAGAACGTATGTAGTAAATACCGGGTTTAGCAAATTGCCACATCAAATCGTTTCTGTGACCCGGTACTACCTGCATCTGACAAACCATAGTATTGTCCTGACGGAAAATACCAAAACCATAGGTTAAGTCTCCGGAAGTAACGTCGAACATAACGTAATCACCAACTTTGGCCTTCATTTTTTCTTGTGGAAGAGTGAATTTATGATCTGCTACGGAGATGTTGAAAACATTATGAGCAGTAATTTCATTACGGTTCAAATCGGTGCTTACCCATGGAATGGTTAAACCAGTAGCTATGTGAAGCGATACACCTAAAACCACTAATAGTACAACGAGAATAGAAAAGTACTTGTCTTTAATCATTCCTACATTTCCTTCGGAAGTGATTTTAATCCCAAACCAAAGTACGAGGATAATAATTGCAATAGCATAAAAAGTATATGCCATTGTTTGCCCGTTTAGGACTTCGATAGAATCTACCATAAAAATATATTGAGTTAGTATTTATTTTCCGTTGATCAAGATTCTCAACATCCGGTATAACTTCACCCTCCATACTTTTAAAATCCTCCTAAATCTTCAACTACCCGTAATGTGCCATGCTAATATAAGACAAAAACATCTTATTTTAACGAAGAGATGTAAAAGTTTGATTTTGAATCTAAAAAAAACTTTACTTACCTAAATAAACTTTAGTTTTGGACAGGAAACTGCTTTTATTATGATAATTATTTAATATCTCATTGACATCCATACTTCGATAACCTACATAACACGGATAAATTAAAACCCTATTGATTTGACATATCCCTCTTACTAAAATGTAATTATCTTTTCGAATTAAAATCTATCAAAAAAGACTGCCTCATTATATAACTGAGACAACCTTTTTAAAATTTCAAACTACACCTTTCTCAAAAATTGCTTCAAAGACTTCAAAGTTGCCTCCCTTGCCTCAATATGCCCCATATGACCAATAGGAAATTCGGCAATTTCCATATTGGCTGCATTTTTTGTCTGATTAATTAGTTTATCATAGCCTAGAGCAGAATCGTATCTTCCAACAATCATAAGCTTAGGGAATGGAGTAAAATGGAGTAAAACCTCGCGGTCCTCTCTAATCTTCATACCTTCCAATGCAGCAATTACACCTTGTTTAGAAGTTGCCAGCCCCTGTTCCTTTGTAATTTTCAACTCTTCTGAGAAGATTTTCCGGTTTTTTGGTCTAAAAAGCATCGGTATAGCAGTCCTAATGAAGGATTTATGATTTTCCTTAACTAAACTTATTGCCCGATCCCTATTGAGCTTTTTTTCTTCAGAATCTGACAGGCTTGACGAGTGAAACAAACACAAACCTTTAATATTGTCAACGTAATTCTCTGCTAAAGCCAGGGCTACATATCCTCCCATAGAGTGGCCTACAATCACATATTTCTTCAACCGCAAATGGTCCAGAACTGCTTTAACATACTCAGCCATGTTTTCCATTGTATGCACATATCCTACTGATTCAGTTTGTCCATGACCTAACAAATCAATTGAAACAATTCTATTGGCTAAACTTAGCTTAGATGAGAAATAATCCCACATCTCCAGATTCTCCAAAAAACCGTGCAAAAGAACAATAACACCCCCTTTACCGGTGTCCCTATATCTGATCTTTGTATTTTTATGTACAAGGAAATTATCCATAGCAGTATATTTATTGTAGCAAAGATAAAGTGAGATATATAAAAATATAAATATCGTTTTTAGATTTTATCAACAGTCGCTAAAATTCAACTTCTACAATATATCCTTCATGGCTTCTTACATTAAACACCATTCCACCTTCAAATATTAAATACTGCCCTTTTATACCTTTCAATATCCCTTCAAAAAAATCTTGCTTTGTAAGGTTCACACTTTTTACTTTTTCGGGATATACATCTATAGGGAATTTAATCTCATGTACTTCATTTCTATCCGAAAGAAAATACTGCTTTGTTTCTTCCGGCATAAACTCATACAACCTGTTTTTCCATTCTAGCAGATCTATTTCAGGAGACGCATTTTTAAGCATTTTTTGCCAGCTGGTTTTATCAGACACGTATTGCTTAAGTGCTACCTCTATAACCCCTGACAAATATCTATTGGGTACTTCTGCAAATTCTATAGCATATTCTGCTCCCTGATCAATCCAACGCGTCGGAATCTGCGTTTTTCTTGTAATACCGACCTTTAATCCACTGGAAACAGCTAAATACACTACATGAGGTTTAAGTTCAAACTCCTTCTCCCATTCCAGATCCCTAACTTCTATTCCCAGATGGGCCTTACAAAGCTCTGGCTTCATAATACTTTCACTTGCCTGAGGAAGTTTATAATAACAATCGTAACAAAAATTTTGGCGATAAACTTTATTGACCAACTTACCACAAAAACATTTAATTTTATTCGAATATTTTATCGATATTTTTTTTCCTATCAACCTATTCATCTCAAAAAAATCACCCTCTAAATCGAGTAAATACCTCACAGGGGTAGTGTTTTCGGTACTCATTTTTTTTAAATCTCCGTAAAAATGCATTTGCGTGTTTTTTTTATTATTTTTAAGAACCTAAAATTAGCAATAATATGCCGATACAGATATATAATACAATACTTTCTTGGTACTTTAAGAAGAGGTATCATCAAATAGAACTCTTCAAAAAATACCCGAACGATGTACAGCAAGAGTTATGGAATGGTCTTGTTAAAACTGCTGCTAATACAGAATACGGAAAACAATACGATTTCAAATCTCTTAAAAACTATAACGACTTTAAGAACAGAGTACCTCTTAATAAATATGAGGATATTTCTCCAACAATAGAACGAATCAGAAGAGGTGAAAAGAATATTTTTTGGCCTTCTTCCATAAAATGGTTTGCAAAATCTTCGGGAACTACAAATGCCAAAAGCAAATTTATTCCGGTTAGTAATGAATCACTTGAAGATTGTCACTATAAAGCGGGGAAAGATTCTTTTGCCATTTACGTAAACAATAACCCTGACACTGAAGTTTTTTCAGGTAAAATGCTACGCTTAGGGGGCAGTCACTCCATCTACGAGAATAACGACACATACTTTGGAGACTTATCGGCAATATTAATCGATAACCTACCCTTTTGGGCGGAATTTGGAACAACTCCAAGCTCAAAAATTTCTTTAATGGATGGCTGGGAAGAAAAATTAACTGCTATTGTCAATGAATCTATTAATGAGAATGTCCGTAGTCTGGCAGGAGTTCCTTCATGGATGTTGGTGCTTTTAAATGAAATCATTAAAAAGTCAAATAAAAACAATCTCTTAGAAATATGGCCCAACCTGGAACTATACCTGCATGGAGGAGTGAGTTTTTCACCCTTTAAAGAGTTGTTTAGAAATTTGATCCCTAAATCAAGTTTTAAATATTACGAAACATATAATGCTTCAGAAGGTTTTTTTGCAATTCAGGATCAAAACTACAGTGATGAGCTACTTCTAATGCTTGATTATGGAATATACTACGAATTTATTCCGATGGAAGAATACGGCAATGACAACCCCACGACAATAAACATCGACGATGTAGAGCTGTATAAAAATTATGCTATGGTAATATCTACAAATTCCGGATTGTGGCGCTATGTAATTGGAGATACGGTAAAGTTTACGTCTATATCTCCTTATAGAATCAAAATAAGTGGTCGTACCAAACATTACATAAATACATTTGGAGAAGAATTAATAATAGAAAATGCTGATTCAGCACTAAATTTTGCCTGTTTAAAAACAGGAGCAACAATCACAGAATATACTGCAGGCCCTGTCTATATGAAAGATAAAAAGTCAGGTAGTCATGAATGGATTGTAGAATTTGAAAAGGAGCCTGCTGACTTGAATCTATTTACTCACTATCTGGACGAATCTCTTAA from Bacteroidota bacterium includes these protein-coding regions:
- a CDS encoding DUF2797 domain-containing protein — protein: MHFYGDLKKMSTENTTPVRYLLDLEGDFFEMNRLIGKKISIKYSNKIKCFCGKLVNKVYRQNFCYDCYYKLPQASESIMKPELCKAHLGIEVRDLEWEKEFELKPHVVYLAVSSGLKVGITRKTQIPTRWIDQGAEYAIEFAEVPNRYLSGVIEVALKQYVSDKTSWQKMLKNASPEIDLLEWKNRLYEFMPEETKQYFLSDRNEVHEIKFPIDVYPEKVKSVNLTKQDFFEGILKGIKGQYLIFEGGMVFNVRSHEGYIVEVEF
- a CDS encoding transglutaminase-like domain-containing protein, producing the protein MKYYIILTFAFFISCINNPTNDEIKLNFEKGNFKIAKKMIDEYSFNPDIDSTLFKEYIYLSEIMSRVKIDFSKDKKDVIKHISQYYNIVSDSMINDWEERGKLEYKIIDGDKKYFNRAATNLFLIDDEAKKQKEKIIGKSTGGVTKFKQHYVSKLLSEDIDKKTSIDKRTIKINYSISLDANAIPEGEIVKCWIPYPRINDMRLSNIELISASEDNYIIAPKEQIQRSIYIEKRAVRDSATIFNIVYSADFAGVWFDIKPEDILEYNKTSALYKNYTSEIAPHIKFSDRIKSLAREIVGNEENPVKQVELIYYWMNDNITWSGALEYSIMPNIPKYVLDNMRGDCGMQTLLFMSLARSLGIPTKWQSGWYLLPEEINLHDWAEVYYEGVGWVPVDPSFKLTDSKDKKVKDFYINGMDSYRLIINDGYSQEFHPKKEFFRSEPIDFQRGELEWRGGNLYFDKWSYYMDITYID
- the mutS gene encoding DNA mismatch repair protein MutS — its product is MKQYNSIKAKYPDAMLLFRVGDFYETFGSDAVEASKILGIVLTNRANGSSRTELAGFPHHSLDTYLPKLVRAGQRVAICDQLEDPKMTKKIVKRGVTELVTPGVALNDQVLQSKSNNFLAAVHFGKKEHGIAFLDVSTGEFYVSQGNIEYIDKLLQNFNPSEVLYQRQRKKLFKDSFGDNYYTFHLEDWVFQSDYANESLLNQFNTTSLKGFGIEGLDEGIIAGGAALYYLSETRHDKIGHITSIHRIEEDNYVWMDKFTIRNLELYNSPHPDATTLLDVIDKTISPMGARTLKMWLALPLKHVSKINERLNVVSTLIENDDLRENFEKSLKNIGDIERLISKVATHKISPREAIQLKRSLDAIVPVKELALASSNESLLKLGRSLDFCDNIRKNIGEMLNDDAPVNIAKGNAIASGISEELDDLRKIAFSGKDYLDKLCRREIEHTGISSLKIAFNNVFGYYIEVRNTHKDKVPHEWIRKQTLVNAERYITEELKEYENKILGAEEKIGKLEQQLFGELIELMKEEIVPVQRNAQLIGQIDVLSSFAELAIQNNYTKPIVDDSTDLEIQEGRHPVIEKQLPEGEEYISNSVSLNRDQQQMIMITGPNMSGKSALLRQTALISIMAQMGSYVPAKHARLGVLDKVFTRVGASDNISSGESTFMVEMNETASILNNISERSLILLDEIGRGTSTYDGISIAWSISEYLHESKAKPKTLFATHYHELNDMTDTFKRIKNYNVSVKEVGDGVIFMRKLVSGGSHHSFGIHVAKMAGMPHKVIARANDILKKMEKNHTGELSPKVEPEESMQLSFFKLDDPTLENIKSEIMDIDINTLTPVEALMKLNEIKKMIGG
- a CDS encoding GH3 auxin-responsive promoter family protein, producing MPIQIYNTILSWYFKKRYHQIELFKKYPNDVQQELWNGLVKTAANTEYGKQYDFKSLKNYNDFKNRVPLNKYEDISPTIERIRRGEKNIFWPSSIKWFAKSSGTTNAKSKFIPVSNESLEDCHYKAGKDSFAIYVNNNPDTEVFSGKMLRLGGSHSIYENNDTYFGDLSAILIDNLPFWAEFGTTPSSKISLMDGWEEKLTAIVNESINENVRSLAGVPSWMLVLLNEIIKKSNKNNLLEIWPNLELYLHGGVSFSPFKELFRNLIPKSSFKYYETYNASEGFFAIQDQNYSDELLLMLDYGIYYEFIPMEEYGNDNPTTINIDDVELYKNYAMVISTNSGLWRYVIGDTVKFTSISPYRIKISGRTKHYINTFGEELIIENADSALNFACLKTGATITEYTAGPVYMKDKKSGSHEWIVEFEKEPADLNLFTHYLDESLKGLNSDYEAKRYNNMTLSPPILHKARKRLFYDWLKKQGKLGGQNKIPRLANNREYLDILLEIN
- a CDS encoding cytochrome C oxidase subunit II yields the protein MVDSIEVLNGQTMAYTFYAIAIIILVLWFGIKITSEGNVGMIKDKYFSILVVLLVVLGVSLHIATGLTIPWVSTDLNRNEITAHNVFNISVADHKFTLPQEKMKAKVGDYVMFDVTSGDLTYGFGIFRQDNTMVCQMQVVPGHRNDLMWQFAKPGIYYIRSTEYSGPKGNGMIVENAIEIYE
- a CDS encoding RNA methyltransferase codes for the protein MRKLKNSELNRKNINQFKEAKKTPLIIILDNIRSLNNIGSVFRTSDAFLVEKIYLCGITATPPHKDIHKTALGATDSVDWEYSKNTIDVIKNLKTEGVEIVSIEQAESAIMLDDFEADNSKKYAIVFGNEVKGVEQEIVSASDSVIEIPQHGTKHSLNISVSAGVVVWEMFKQLN
- a CDS encoding cbb3-type cytochrome c oxidase subunit I, with product MTFIDTLMKGEKGLFKPDSLTPMQKLTLRFVVIGVLFYGLSAIEGMIMRMYAIEPIAGINAEHYFAILTVHPLVGIFGSSYSIVFGAFLFLVPYLMKKPLWSIKLGNWSFILISVGTLTFWIAGFISHYSPLYTLYWPLPADFSQFSALGGAIFILGIALVMVGTIFFVINVFTTIAYTPEGEEKVEGRAMLASATGFSWKESFFRKKSKQQEPLVSLPVAAIARGTVDTALNAGIITFTGVLILVYMVAELLGYSLKETAVDALLYKNWFWWGLDLIADGLVLIFVAGTWYLLAMLITGKDLYMMRVARFALWVEMVVSWTVWSHHLLADQAQPAFLKIVSGEFVTAFELITQGLAFFITLITLWSARPLKMTNPLKFLLGGLLGFALAVPAGIIQADMGLNRILHNTQWIIGPHVHVAILVGLVMTLYAAIYYLLPLLTNGAELYSQKLANFHFWAHIIGGIGMGAFMGMAGMKGMLRRTIYYEGEYEPYMILAAVSGSLLILSFFAFLYNVIMTVGVKGLIGIYMPSKLDTEDLLPAGK
- a CDS encoding alpha/beta hydrolase, whose amino-acid sequence is MDNFLVHKNTKIRYRDTGKGGVIVLLHGFLENLEMWDYFSSKLSLANRIVSIDLLGHGQTESVGYVHTMENMAEYVKAVLDHLRLKKYVIVGHSMGGYVALALAENYVDNIKGLCLFHSSSLSDSEEKKLNRDRAISLVKENHKSFIRTAIPMLFRPKNRKIFSEELKITKEQGLATSKQGVIAALEGMKIREDREVLLHFTPFPKLMIVGRYDSALGYDKLINQTKNAANMEIAEFPIGHMGHIEAREATLKSLKQFLRKV